The sequence CTGAAACACGCCCGATAATCTCGAATTCGGTGCTTTTGTAATCATCCTTTTCTGGTTCCGTATAAGTGATCTTTTGAGCCATTACCGCCCCACTCCACAAAAACAGTAAAGCATAGAGATATAATATGCGCATGCTGATTTATTTAAAAAATTGCAGTTTTAGGATATAGATTTAACGGTAAACGACTGGAATTCATTGTATCCCCTGCATACCGGTTACACTAAAATAAGGAATTACGGATTACCAACGCCAAAACCGTGATTAACGGCACCCGGCACCTTAATTGATATAAATAAACTGTATTTTTGAAATTAACTATGGACACGGTCTTAATTACAGGTGGAACGGGCCTCGTAGGCCGGGCACTCACCAGATTGCTTACAGAAGTTGGATATAAAGTCATTATCCTGAGCAGAAAAACAGCGCTCCCCGCAGAAAACGGGTTGGTTACCTATGCACATTGGGACGTACAACGTCAGACTATTGATGAAACTGCCCTTTCCCAGGCAGATTACATCGTTCACCTCGCAGGTGCTAACGTAGCTGATAAACGGTGGACTGCAGCCCGCAAAAAAGAGATCCTTGACAGCCGTACCCAGAGTGCAGAGCTACTTTTCAATGCCCTCTCCCGCACCCCAAACAAGGTAAAGAAAGTGATCAGTGCCTCTGCTACCGGCTACTATGGCCCGTATACAGGTGGTGAACCCTTTACCGAAAATGATCCTCCTATCGACGATTACCTGAGCACTACCTGCGTAGCCTGGGAAAATGCCGTACTGAAAATGCAATCCCTGCAAAAAAAAGTACTCATCTTCCGCACGGGTATCGCACTCAGCCCCGAAGGCGGTGCACTCAAGGAATTCTATAAACCTCTCAAAGCAGGTTTTGCCACCATCCTCGGCAATGGAGAGCAAATGGTACCCTGGATTCACATTCATGACCTGGTCAGGTTATACCTGAGTGGTATTGTGAACCCCGATTTGCAAGGTATCTATAACGCTGTGGCGCCTAATCCGGTGAGGCACAAAGACCTCGTAATGGCGCTGGCACAAGTGTCCAGGGGTAAAAGCTTTATCCCTGTATACGTACCTGCATTCGCCCTGAAACTGGCTTTAGGTGAAATGAGTATGGAAGTATTGAAAAGTGTGAGCGTATCGGCAGCTAAGATCATGAGAACAGGGTTCGTCTTCTCTTATCCTGATATCAGGAGTGCATTGGAAAATTTCTTTAAGCGGTAATAATCTTTTTCATGG is a genomic window of Chitinophaga sp. LS1 containing:
- a CDS encoding TIGR01777 family oxidoreductase, whose product is MDTVLITGGTGLVGRALTRLLTEVGYKVIILSRKTALPAENGLVTYAHWDVQRQTIDETALSQADYIVHLAGANVADKRWTAARKKEILDSRTQSAELLFNALSRTPNKVKKVISASATGYYGPYTGGEPFTENDPPIDDYLSTTCVAWENAVLKMQSLQKKVLIFRTGIALSPEGGALKEFYKPLKAGFATILGNGEQMVPWIHIHDLVRLYLSGIVNPDLQGIYNAVAPNPVRHKDLVMALAQVSRGKSFIPVYVPAFALKLALGEMSMEVLKSVSVSAAKIMRTGFVFSYPDIRSALENFFKR